One genomic window of Glycine max cultivar Williams 82 chromosome 16, Glycine_max_v4.0, whole genome shotgun sequence includes the following:
- the LOC100777689 gene encoding transmembrane and coiled-coil domain-containing protein 4 — MAAPPPPPPSTPSFLSPTQRYAAGALFGLALHEAHLNQTNPLPLPASEDSLSEEQRTSSSSGSSSDSVSEDPDLWVHSNSGLLRPVFKFLDIDSAAWSGLEETAGSSSATHHVGPFLRLLSQELDDGSSQRLDQERALSSAVDGIALDMRRNSESSESKREKLREYEHQCREKFSIDDVQPHCEKVDAHLEVQKEMDAAPLLDCKETQQGSVDWKIDERPIEEVRMLSDQRKVTVLYELLSGCLSNLGEDVGRRRKGYDARHRVALRLLATWLDVKWTKMEAIETMVACSAMALIKEKESKNEETQSKESKWAKLKRGGIIGAAALTGGTLLAITGGLAAPAIAAGLGALAPTLGTLIPVIGASGFAAAASAAGTVAGSVAVAASFGAAGAGLTGSKMARRVGGVDEFEFKAIGENHNQGRLGVEILVSGFVFEKEDFIRPWEGQNDNLERYALQWESKNLIAVSTAIQDWLTSRLAMELMKRGAMMTVLSSLLTALAWPAALLAATDFIDSKWTIAINRSNKAGKLLAEVLLRGYQGNRPVTLIGYSLGARVIFKCLQYLAKTENGAELVEKVVLLGAPIPIKDENWEAARKMVAGRFVNAYSRNDWMLGVAFRASLLTKGLAGIQPVDIPGIQNVEVTDHIEGHSSYLWATQKILDQLQLDTYYPVYNSISCIQ; from the exons ATGGCGGCAccaccacctcctcctccttcgACGCCGTCGTTTTTGTCGCCGACGCAGAGGTACGCGGCGGGCGCATTGTTCGGCCTGGCACTTCACGAGGCCCACCTCAACCAAACCAACCCGTTACCGTTACCCGCTTCGGAGGACTCGCTCTCTGAGGAACAACGAACCAGCAGTAGCAGTGGCTCCAGCAGCGACTCCGTTTCGGAAGACCCGGATCTTTGGGTCCACAGCAATTCGGGTTTGCTCCGCCCCGTTTTTAA GTTTCTAGATATTGATTCCGCTGCGTGGTCTGGACTGGAGGAAACCGCTGGTTCTTCTTCCGCTACGCATCATGTGGGACCC TTCTTGAGATTACTTTCGCAAGAATTGGATGATGGTTCTTCTCAAAGGTTAGATCAAGAACGTGCTTTGTCAAGTGCGGTTGATGGTATAGCACTTGACATGCGGAGAAACTCAGAGTCTTCCGAGTCTAAAAGAGAGAAGCTTCGCGAATATGAGCATCAATGTCGTGAGAAGTTTTCAATTGATGATGTTCAGCCTCACTGTGAAAAGGTGGATGCACATTTGGAAGTTCAGAAGGAGATGGATGCTGCTCCTTTACTTGACTGTAAAGAGACACAGCAGGGATCTGTTGATTGGAAAATTGATGAGAGACCGATTGAGGAAGTAAGGATGCTGAGCGATCAGAGGAAGGTGACAGTTCTGTATGAACTTCTGTCTGGTTGTCTATCAAATTTAGGTGAAGATGTCGGGCGGAGAAGGAAGGGCTATGATGCTCGGCATCGTGTGGCTCTGCGGTTGCTGGCAACATGGCTTGATGTCAAGTGGACAAAAATG GAGGCCATTGAGACCATGGTTGCTTGTTCTGCGATGGCTTTGATTAAAGAGAAAGAATCGAAGAACGAAGAAACTCaatcaaaagaaagcaagtGGGCTAAATTGAAGCGGGGTGGTATAATTGGTGCTGCTGCATTAACTGGGGGAACTTTGTTGGCTATTACTGGTG GGTTAGCTGCACCAGCCATTGCTGCAGGTCTTGGTGCTTTAGCTCCAACTTTGGGTACTCTGATCCCTGTAATTGGTGCAAGTGGGTTTGCTGCAGCTGCTAGTGCTGCAGGAACTGTTGCTGGTTCTGTTGCTGTTGCTGCATCATTTGGAG CTGCTGGAGCTGGACTTACTGGAAGCAAAATGGCTAGGAGAGTTGGGGGTGTTGATGAGTTTGAATTCAAGGCTATAGGAGAAAACCATAACCAAGGC AGACTAGGGGTTGAGATCTTAGTCTCTGGATTTGTCTTTGAAAAGGAAGATTTTATAAGGCCATGGGAAGGACAGAATGACAACTTGGAGAG GTATGCACTGCAGTGGGAGTCCAAGAATCTGATTGCTGTGAGCACTGCAATTCAAGATTGGCTTACTTCAA GACTTGCGATGGAGCTGATGAAACGAGGGGCAATGATGACTGTTTTGAGCTCACTCTTAACTGCTTTGGCTTGGCCAGCTGCATTACTTGCAGCAACTGACTTTATAGACAGTAAATGGACAATTGCTATTAACAG ATCAAACAAAGCTGGTAAGTTGCTTGCTGAAGTATTGTTAAGAGGATACCAGGGAAATAG GCCTGTGACACTCATAGGTTACTCACTTGGGGCAAGAGTTATTTTCAAGTGTCTACAGTATTTGGCTAAAACTGAAAACGGTG CTGAACTAGTAGAAAAAGTTGTGCTTCTTGGAGCACCCATCCCAATCAAGGATGAGAACTGGGAAGCAGCTAGAAAG ATGGTAGCAGGAAGATTTGTTAATGCTTATTCAAGGAATGACTGGATGCTTGGAGTTGCCTTCCGTGCCAG TCTACTCACGAAAGGATTAGCTGGAATCCAACCTGTCGATATTCCTGGGATCCAAAAT GTCGAAGTAACAGATCACATTGAAGGCCATTCGTCTTATCTGTGGGCCACACAAAAGATCTTAGACCAGCTTCAATTGGATACATATTATCCTGTATATAACAGCATTTCTTGCATACAGTGA